Proteins found in one Nostoc sp. NIES-3756 genomic segment:
- the sufB gene encoding Fe-S cluster assembly protein SufB yields the protein MSATVKTLVNQPYKYGFVTDIEADTIPRGLNEDVVRLISAKKNEPEFMLEFRLRAFRQWQKMTEPTWPSVKYPPIDYQNIIYYSAPKQKKEKLNSLDEVDPTLIETFEKLGIPLSEQKRLANVAVDAIFDSVSVATTFKEKLAKDGVIFCSISEALREHPELIKKYLGSVVPIADNYFAALNAAVFSDGSFVYIPKGVKCPMELSTYFRINSGDTGQFERTLIVAEEGSYVSYLEGCTAPMYDSNQLHAAVVELVALDNAEIKYSTVQNWYAGDANGKGGIYNFVTKRGLCKGVNSKISWTQVETGSAITWKYPSCVLVGDNSVGEFYSVALTNNMQQADTGTKMIHIGKNTRSTIISKGISAGQSSNSYRGLVKINPTAEGARNYSQCDSMLIGDNAHANTFPYIQVQNSTGKVEHEASTSKIGEDQLFFFAQRGISSEDAISMMISGFCKDVFNQLPMEFAVEADKLLSLKLEGSVG from the coding sequence ATGAGTGCCACTGTAAAAACCTTAGTCAACCAACCTTACAAGTATGGCTTTGTCACAGACATTGAAGCCGATACAATTCCGCGTGGACTGAATGAGGATGTCGTCCGCCTAATCTCCGCCAAGAAGAACGAACCGGAGTTTATGCTGGAGTTTCGCCTCAGAGCGTTTCGCCAGTGGCAAAAAATGACGGAACCAACTTGGCCTAGCGTCAAGTATCCGCCAATAGACTATCAGAATATCATTTATTATTCTGCGCCAAAACAGAAGAAAGAAAAACTCAACAGCTTAGATGAAGTTGATCCTACCCTCATAGAAACCTTCGAGAAGTTGGGTATTCCTCTATCTGAACAGAAGCGCTTGGCAAATGTCGCCGTAGATGCGATTTTCGATAGCGTTTCCGTTGCTACTACTTTCAAAGAAAAACTTGCCAAAGACGGCGTAATCTTCTGTTCCATTTCCGAAGCATTGCGGGAACACCCAGAATTGATTAAGAAATACCTGGGTAGTGTTGTTCCTATTGCTGACAATTACTTTGCCGCCCTCAACGCTGCGGTATTTAGTGACGGTTCCTTCGTCTACATCCCCAAAGGCGTGAAATGTCCGATGGAACTGTCTACCTACTTCCGCATCAACTCCGGCGATACAGGACAATTTGAGCGGACTTTGATTGTCGCTGAAGAAGGTAGTTATGTTTCCTACCTGGAAGGTTGCACCGCACCTATGTACGATAGCAACCAGTTACACGCGGCTGTAGTGGAACTCGTCGCCTTGGATAACGCTGAGATTAAATACTCCACAGTGCAGAACTGGTATGCTGGCGATGCTAATGGTAAGGGTGGGATTTATAACTTCGTTACCAAGCGCGGTTTATGCAAAGGTGTTAATTCCAAGATTTCTTGGACACAGGTAGAAACTGGTTCCGCTATTACCTGGAAGTATCCTAGCTGTGTGTTAGTTGGTGATAACTCTGTCGGTGAATTTTACTCGGTGGCGCTGACAAATAATATGCAGCAAGCTGACACCGGGACGAAGATGATTCATATCGGGAAAAATACCCGTAGTACGATTATTTCTAAAGGTATCTCTGCTGGACAATCTAGTAATAGTTACCGGGGTTTGGTGAAGATTAACCCCACAGCCGAAGGCGCACGGAACTATTCACAATGCGACTCTATGTTAATTGGCGATAATGCCCACGCTAATACTTTTCCTTATATTCAAGTGCAGAATAGCACTGGTAAGGTAGAGCATGAGGCTTCTACTTCCAAAATTGGGGAAGATCAGCTATTTTTCTTCGCTCAACGGGGTATTTCTTCAGAAGATGCGATTTCTATGATGATTAGCGGCTTCTGTAAGGATGTGTTTAATCAGCTACCTATGGAGTTTGCTGTTGAAGCTGATAAACTATTGAGCCTGAAATTAGAGGGTAGTGTTGGTTAA
- a CDS encoding YbjQ family protein gives MILTTTDVIQGAVIDSYLGIVTAEVVYGSNFLRDFFASIRDVIGGRTASYERLFEEGQRKAIEELQQRAQRLGANAVIGIEIDTGTINVDQSGVLMLITATGTAVKVR, from the coding sequence ATGATTTTGACTACCACTGATGTAATTCAAGGTGCAGTAATTGATTCATACTTAGGTATTGTGACCGCAGAAGTTGTGTATGGTAGTAATTTCCTCAGAGATTTTTTTGCTAGTATTCGTGATGTTATAGGTGGACGTACTGCTAGTTATGAACGTCTCTTTGAAGAAGGACAACGTAAAGCAATCGAAGAATTACAACAACGCGCTCAACGTTTAGGAGCTAATGCTGTGATTGGCATTGAAATTGATACTGGTACAATTAATGTTGACCAGTCGGGCGTTTTAATGCTAATTACCGCCACAGGTACAGCTGTAAAAGTCCGTTAA
- the sufR gene encoding iron-sulfur cluster biosynthesis transcriptional regulator SufR, which yields MATTQQASTKQEILEYLLKHSQATALELATILEVSPQAIRRHLKDLEAEELVVYSNATHAGMGRPQHVYQLSRQGRERLHKTASDGLRPTGGDRHGDFAVSLLDTIAETVGHDQFKTILQKQWERKALEYRDRVGNGSLRERVANLVELRKAEGFMAEYHPVDSPNSSEDERFIFMEHNCAISNVAESFPSVCGHELEMFAAVLPDCLVERTHWLINGEHRCGYLVQPRNQASHT from the coding sequence ATGGCGACTACTCAGCAGGCCTCAACTAAACAAGAGATTTTAGAGTATCTCTTAAAACACTCACAGGCAACAGCCCTTGAGTTGGCTACCATTTTGGAAGTTAGCCCCCAAGCCATTCGTCGTCATCTTAAGGATTTAGAGGCGGAAGAATTAGTTGTATATTCTAATGCAACTCATGCTGGCATGGGTCGACCACAGCACGTTTATCAATTAAGTCGCCAAGGAAGGGAACGCCTGCACAAAACAGCAAGCGATGGGCTACGCCCCACCGGAGGTGATCGCCACGGTGATTTTGCCGTATCCTTACTGGATACCATCGCCGAAACCGTGGGACATGACCAATTCAAGACCATTTTACAAAAACAGTGGGAACGCAAAGCTCTAGAATACCGCGATCGCGTCGGTAACGGTTCGCTGCGAGAAAGAGTAGCTAACTTAGTCGAACTGCGAAAAGCTGAAGGTTTCATGGCAGAATATCACCCTGTAGATTCCCCCAATTCATCTGAGGATGAAAGATTTATCTTCATGGAACATAACTGTGCAATTTCCAACGTTGCGGAATCATTTCCCAGCGTTTGCGGACATGAACTGGAAATGTTTGCGGCTGTTCTTCCAGACTGTCTAGTCGAACGTACCCACTGGCTAATTAATGGCGAACATCGTTGCGGTTATTTAGTCCAACCCCGCAATCAAGCATCTCACACATAA